The Marinobacter szutsaonensis sequence CCACCGGAGTGAGCAGCGCCACCATACCTTCGGCATGCTTGCGACGCTCGTCGTCGTCCGCGTACTTGTAAATATCCAGCCACTGCGCCACGTAGGTGGAGAAGGCACGACCACCCTCAACATAGCCCTTCATGGTCAGCAGCATGCGGCGCACGTCCGGATGCACGATGATCGGGTCAGCGGCTTTTTCGGGCTGCTGAGCACCGGTCGGGGCACGGCTCTGGATACGGTCCAGGGCATACTCGCGGGCATTCTGCAGGGACGCTTCGGCGGCACCAATGCCCTGGATGCCAACACCCAGGCGCTCGTAGTTCATCATGGTGAACATGGCGGCCAGGCCCTTGTTCTCTTCACCAACGAGCCAGCCCTTGGCGCCGTCAAAGTTCATGACACAGGTGGCAGAGCCCTTGATGCCCATCTTCTTCTCGATGGAACCACAGCTGAAGCTGTTACGCTCACCCAGGGAGCCGTCCTCGTTCACCATGAACTTGGGTACCAGGAACAGGGAGATGCCCTTCGGTCCCTTCGGCGCATCCGGGAGCTTGGCCAGCACGAGGTGGATGATATTCTCCGCCATGTCGTGCTCACCCCAGGTGATGAAGATCTTGGTGCCGGTGACATTGAAAGAGCCGTCGTCGTTGGGCTCGGCCTTGGTACGGATGATACCCAGGTCGGTACCGGCGTGAGGCTCGGTCAGGTCCATGGCACCGGACCAGACGCCGGAGTACATGTTGGGCAGGTATTTTTCCTTCAGCTCCTGGCTGCCGTGGGCATCCAGGGCCAGGCAGGCACCGGCGGTCAGCATCGGAGCCAGACCGAAGGCCATATTGGCACCCTGCATCATTTCCTCGAACTGGGCCACCAGGGTCTTGGGCATGCCCATGCCGCCGAATTCCGGGTTGCCACCCAGGCCGTTCCAGCCACCTTCCACGATGGTCTGGTAGGCTTCCTTGAAGCCGTCCGGCGCAGTCACTTCGCCGTTATCCCACTTGCTGCCTTGCTCGTCCGCTTCGCGGTTCAGGGGAGCCAGGACGCCACCGGTAATCTTGCCGGCCTCCTCGAGGATGGCATCCGCAGTTTCCGGGTCCACGTTTTCGGCCACCTTGGGCAGGGACGCCCAGAGAGCAGGCGCATCAAATACTTCATTCAGCACGAAGCGAATGTCACGTAACGGTGCCTGATAATCAGCCATTTAAAACTCTCCAAATATTCCAGTCAGTCTTTGCAGGGTGCAGGAGGGGCCTTGCCCGGAACCTCGACGCCTGCTCGGCTATGTGTCCGCTGAAAGTCATGTTGTTATGGGCCGGTATTTTAACCGAAACCCCATCAGAACACATGAAAAAAGCCCGCCTCCGGGGAGTACGGGCTTTCTGTGTCAGATCACTACCGGAGGAGCCCGCTTCAGATGGCGAAAGCTTCTTCCGGCATGTCCAGCAGCGTATCCGCGCCAGCCAGCATGGTTTCGGCATGCGCCTTGGACCGCGGCAGCATGCGCTTGAAGTAGAAGCGCGCTGTCTGGACCTTGGCGTTATAGAACATTTCCTCGCTGGTACCCTCAACCATCTTGTCCAGGGCCACTTTGGCCATACGGGCCCACAGGTAGGCGAAGACGGCGTAACCGGAGTACATCAGGTAGTCCACGGAGGCCGCACCCACTTCTTCGCGGTTCTTCATGGCGGCCATGCCAACCTTGGTGGTCAGCTCGCCCCACTCCTTGTTGATCGCTGCCAGCGGCTCGATGAATTCCTTCAGCTGCTCGTTGTCCGCGTTCTCTTTGCAGAATACGTGTACCAGTTTGGTGAAGCCCTTGAGGGATTCGCCCTGGGTCATCAGCACCTTGCGGCCCAGCAGATCCAGCGCCTGGATACCGGTGGTACCCTCGTAGATCATGCCGATACGGGAGTCACGGACGTTCTGCTCCATGCCCCACTCGGAGATGAAGCCGTGACCACCGAACACCTGCATACCCAGGTTGGCGGACTCGTAACCGATCTCGGTCAGGAACGCCTTGGCGATCGGAGTCAGGAAGCCCAGCAGTGCGTCCGCCTGTTTGCGATCTTCCTCGGTCTTGCCGCTGTGAACCACATCCACTTGCTGGCCGGCCAGGTAAATCAGGGCACGGGCACCCTCGGCCACGGCCTTCTGGGTCAGCAGCATGCGACGCACGTCCGGGTGTACGATGATCGGATCAGCAATACCTTCCGGGTTTTTCGGGCCGCTCAGTGAGCGCATGGCCAGACGCTCCTTGGCATAAGCCAGGGAGCCCTGGAAGCCCAGCTCGGCCGCGCCCAGGCCCTGGATGGCGGTACCGATACGGGCAGTGTTCATGAAGGTGAACATGCAGTTCAGGCCCTTGTTCTCCGGCCCGATCAGCCAGCCCTTGGCGCCGTCAAAGTTCATGACGCAGGTGGCGTTACCGTGGATACCCATTTTGTGCTCGAGGGAGCCACAGGAAACCGCGTTACGCTCACCGGCAGAACCGTCTTCGTTCGGCAGCTGCTTGGGCACGATGAACAGGGAGATACCCTTGGTACCTTCCGGTGCGCCAGGCAGACGGGCCAGAACGATGTGGACGATGTTCTCGGCCATGTCGTGCTCGCCGGCGGAGATGAAGATCTTGGTGCCGGTGATGCTATAGGTGCCGTCGGCGTTGGGCTCGGCCTTACTACGCAGGGTACCCAGGTCTGAACCACAGTGCGGCTCGGTCAGGCACATGGTGCCGGTCCACTCGCCACTGATCAGTTTGGTCAGGTAGGTCTGCTTCTGCTCTTCGGTGCCGTGGGCTTCGATGGTGTTGGTAGCGCCGTGGCTCAGGCCCGGGTACATGCCCCAGGACCAGTTGGAGGTACCAACCATTTCGCTCATGACCAGGCCG is a genomic window containing:
- a CDS encoding acyl-CoA dehydrogenase C-terminal domain-containing protein: MADYQAPLRDIRFVLNEVFDAPALWASLPKVAENVDPETADAILEEAGKITGGVLAPLNREADEQGSKWDNGEVTAPDGFKEAYQTIVEGGWNGLGGNPEFGGMGMPKTLVAQFEEMMQGANMAFGLAPMLTAGACLALDAHGSQELKEKYLPNMYSGVWSGAMDLTEPHAGTDLGIIRTKAEPNDDGSFNVTGTKIFITWGEHDMAENIIHLVLAKLPDAPKGPKGISLFLVPKFMVNEDGSLGERNSFSCGSIEKKMGIKGSATCVMNFDGAKGWLVGEENKGLAAMFTMMNYERLGVGIQGIGAAEASLQNAREYALDRIQSRAPTGAQQPEKAADPIIVHPDVRRMLLTMKGYVEGGRAFSTYVAQWLDIYKYADDDERRKHAEGMVALLTPVAKAFLTDRGLEACILGQQVFGGHGFVREWGQEQLVRDCRITQIYEGTNGIQALDLMGRKVVGSQGKLYELFAQDVANFLEQNADNEHLHPFIEPLAAAVERLDDVTEHVLGQAGNSPDAVGAASVDYLDLFGLTALGYMWAKIVKAAAPQAEGDTSGFYSGKVKTARFYFDRLLPKTVSLAESIRSGSDAMMALTAEEF
- a CDS encoding acyl-CoA dehydrogenase C-terminal domain-containing protein yields the protein MPEYKAPLRDIKFVMNELLDSEQHYASLEGAEDATPDMVDAIIQEGAKFCEQVLSPLNQVGDREGCTWSEDGVKTPTGFKEAYQQYVEGGWPSMTADPNYGGQGLPHSLGLVMSEMVGTSNWSWGMYPGLSHGATNTIEAHGTEEQKQTYLTKLISGEWTGTMCLTEPHCGSDLGTLRSKAEPNADGTYSITGTKIFISAGEHDMAENIVHIVLARLPGAPEGTKGISLFIVPKQLPNEDGSAGERNAVSCGSLEHKMGIHGNATCVMNFDGAKGWLIGPENKGLNCMFTFMNTARIGTAIQGLGAAELGFQGSLAYAKERLAMRSLSGPKNPEGIADPIIVHPDVRRMLLTQKAVAEGARALIYLAGQQVDVVHSGKTEEDRKQADALLGFLTPIAKAFLTEIGYESANLGMQVFGGHGFISEWGMEQNVRDSRIGMIYEGTTGIQALDLLGRKVLMTQGESLKGFTKLVHVFCKENADNEQLKEFIEPLAAINKEWGELTTKVGMAAMKNREEVGAASVDYLMYSGYAVFAYLWARMAKVALDKMVEGTSEEMFYNAKVQTARFYFKRMLPRSKAHAETMLAGADTLLDMPEEAFAI